A single genomic interval of bacterium harbors:
- the lipB gene encoding lipoyl(octanoyl) transferase LipB, which produces MVKQTRTWRVLEIPSLEYEQVWELQLALVDARKDHPGCPDVVMLLEHPAVFTVGRRGDLTGLRVEEAFLKARGYELRVVERGGLITYHGPGQLVCYPVVDLRANGWKVVDFVGALEEVMIGIARDWGIEACRNSLNRGVWVGMEKLGSVGIAVRRGISFHGFALNVATDLTPFSWIDPCGLPGIRMTSMERLGKRASMEQVRKHAKSHMEAVFHVCLEEISLQELVDLVRCAR; this is translated from the coding sequence ATGGTGAAACAAACCAGAACATGGAGGGTTCTGGAAATTCCCTCCCTGGAATATGAGCAGGTCTGGGAACTTCAGCTGGCCCTGGTGGATGCCAGGAAGGATCACCCAGGATGCCCTGATGTGGTGATGCTTTTGGAGCATCCAGCGGTTTTCACGGTGGGGCGCAGGGGGGATCTCACAGGCCTCAGGGTGGAAGAGGCCTTTCTGAAGGCCAGAGGGTATGAGCTCAGGGTGGTAGAAAGAGGTGGGCTCATAACGTACCACGGCCCGGGACAACTGGTTTGCTATCCTGTGGTTGATCTTAGAGCCAATGGTTGGAAGGTGGTGGATTTCGTGGGGGCACTCGAAGAGGTCATGATCGGGATAGCAAGGGATTGGGGGATCGAGGCCTGCCGCAATTCCTTGAATCGTGGGGTTTGGGTGGGTATGGAAAAGTTGGGAAGCGTGGGCATAGCGGTTCGAAGGGGCATAAGTTTCCATGGATTTGCTTTAAATGTTGCAACCGATTTGACCCCTTTCTCATGGATAGACCCTTGCGGCCTCCCAGGTATCCGGATGACCTCCATGGAAAGGCTGGGGAAAAGAGCCTCCATGGAGCAGGTGCGAAAACACGCCAAGTCTCACATGGAGGCGGTCTTCCACGTGTGTCTGGAGGAGATATCTCTGCAGGAACTGGTGGATCTTGTTAGATGTGCCAGGTGA
- a CDS encoding TIGR00366 family protein, whose protein sequence is MAQRSEQSTFDFLKEWGDALTRWSERWIPDALVIVWILSIATFIMALVWGDTTPKGAVVAWGKGFWALLSFAMQMCLIMMTGYILACSPPVRKLLDGLSGLTNPQKPWQAIVAMSLFSMITAWINWGLSLISSAMFALFLVRRNPNSDYRLLVAAAYLGLGCTWHSGLSGSATLLVNTPNNFLIQSKLLDSTISTTETIFTGFNLIMTLIVLVVITALMGLMHPRPERTYKVQPELMEKLKLYEAPQKPTGKLSPSQWMNWWPGFNLIVGIGGLLWLLWEVLQKGVAQSINLDNINLFFLMLGVLFHWRPWSFLKATEDAGKAVWGIIIQFPFYAGIFGLFKFTALATVFTKAFVAISTSGTYLLFTYWYAGLLNYLVPSGGSEWAITAPYLIPAAKELGVSIPKTVVTYAWGDMMTDMIQPFWAIAMLAVAKLEFREIMGWLMMVFFVYFIITSIGFLIYPWI, encoded by the coding sequence ATGGCGCAAAGGTCCGAGCAATCCACTTTCGATTTCCTCAAAGAATGGGGCGATGCTCTCACCCGATGGTCGGAAAGATGGATCCCCGACGCCTTGGTAATAGTTTGGATCCTTAGCATAGCCACCTTTATCATGGCCCTCGTATGGGGAGATACCACGCCCAAGGGTGCGGTGGTGGCCTGGGGCAAAGGATTCTGGGCACTGCTTTCTTTTGCCATGCAGATGTGCCTCATCATGATGACAGGATATATCCTAGCCTGCTCGCCCCCTGTCAGGAAGCTCCTGGACGGGCTCTCGGGGCTCACCAATCCCCAAAAACCCTGGCAGGCCATAGTGGCCATGAGCCTCTTTTCCATGATAACGGCCTGGATCAATTGGGGCTTGAGCCTCATCTCCAGCGCCATGTTCGCCCTGTTCCTCGTGAGGCGTAACCCCAATAGCGATTACAGGCTCCTTGTGGCAGCAGCTTATCTAGGGTTAGGCTGCACCTGGCACTCCGGACTTTCGGGCTCGGCCACCTTGCTTGTGAACACCCCCAACAACTTCCTGATTCAGTCCAAACTCCTGGACAGCACCATCTCCACCACAGAGACCATATTTACCGGATTCAACCTTATCATGACCTTGATAGTGCTGGTGGTTATCACTGCGCTTATGGGTCTGATGCATCCCAGGCCAGAGAGAACCTACAAGGTGCAGCCTGAGCTCATGGAGAAGCTCAAGCTCTATGAGGCCCCCCAGAAGCCCACAGGGAAACTAAGCCCATCCCAGTGGATGAATTGGTGGCCTGGCTTCAATCTCATAGTTGGTATCGGTGGGCTCTTGTGGCTTCTTTGGGAGGTCTTGCAAAAAGGAGTGGCCCAGTCCATAAACCTGGACAACATTAACCTCTTCTTCCTCATGCTGGGAGTCTTGTTCCACTGGCGGCCTTGGAGCTTTCTCAAGGCCACCGAGGATGCCGGCAAGGCCGTTTGGGGTATAATAATCCAGTTCCCCTTCTATGCCGGAATCTTCGGGCTTTTCAAGTTCACGGCCCTGGCCACGGTGTTCACCAAGGCCTTTGTGGCCATCTCCACATCCGGAACTTACTTGCTTTTCACCTATTGGTATGCAGGGCTGCTCAATTACCTGGTGCCTTCAGGGGGCTCTGAGTGGGCAATCACCGCCCCTTACCTGATCCCCGCAGCAAAAGAGCTGGGAGTCAGCATTCCCAAGACTGTGGTGACCTATGCCTGGGGGGACATGATGACCGACATGATCCAGCCTTTCTGGGCCATAGCCATGCTGGCCGTAGCTAAACTGGAGTTCAGGGAGATAATGGGCTGGCTCATGATGGTTTTCTTTGTGTACTTCATAATAACCTCTATTGGATTTCTCATCTATCCCTGGATCTGA
- a CDS encoding DEAD/DEAH box helicase, translating into MRRAGRNRRAVPFHHRKGPGNPGKAARGGAGRKGSPRSLVPCRALEKILQQIGVPETAPFKPDPFQLSSLELVASSDVLVSAPTGAGKTWIASQAMARMLASGRRSWYASPLKALSNAKYEEFCREFGAAKVGILTGDRKENPEAPIIVGTTEILRNQLYDAMDKGLDLGVDLVVLDEAHYLSDPERGVVWEEVLIYLPVRVRLLLLSATVGNPEEICSWLESIRGQACALVRSQGRPVPLYPLFLDPQGRLGLLLAKRGLGPEAAKYIREVISGARGTQKTFSFEEIVEGLRNLEMLPAIFFLKSRADCDRAVESFRAPARAPWEQELIWEAVEPLLKEFPILRSHKQFGPVLRHKVASHHAGHLPQWKLVVERLMNSGHLEAIFSTSTVAAGVDFPARTVVIPQSDRFNGREFVPLTATELQQMTGRAGRRGKDRLGFALFLPGRHQDLMAVSTLLRSPPDPLKSQIQINFSMVLNLLLSQGPEEIRGILERSLATVQGIDLWTQRQQQLQGNFERQKTRGVLWEHSTPLLKERLTRGRLFLHSNGSVFVAIRMAERRGKPLCMAHRLGRRPKIRKGSLVLRGIHLKDVRALLPRRLDLPSDEDPETLKAILEALDEAAWEKLRKEAAVKPKEKSFWGLGKKKRDSSVSGWLWESFLDHLTFLKNTGFVDENNRLTPQGRWASRLRLDHPVLVAEAIRKGVFQDRPASVLAGLMAPFVLDRDREVLVRAQDLREMAEAFDELLWAIHEMGRLLSEEGFRTPVLQFWSAAAVYLWAKGLSWRELTGSVSLDEGDLVSLILRTADHLRQLCDLGETHPALAHTAKLALRRIQREPAIYA; encoded by the coding sequence TTGCGCAGAGCAGGGAGGAATAGAAGGGCTGTCCCCTTTCACCACAGAAAAGGGCCAGGCAACCCCGGCAAGGCAGCCAGAGGGGGAGCAGGCCGTAAGGGCTCTCCTAGATCATTGGTTCCCTGCCGAGCCCTGGAGAAAATCCTGCAACAAATAGGGGTGCCGGAAACTGCCCCCTTCAAGCCGGATCCCTTTCAGCTCTCCTCTTTGGAGTTGGTAGCCAGTTCAGATGTTTTGGTAAGTGCTCCCACAGGGGCGGGAAAGACCTGGATCGCCTCCCAGGCCATGGCGCGTATGTTGGCCTCAGGCCGTAGAAGCTGGTACGCATCCCCCCTAAAGGCTCTTTCCAATGCCAAGTATGAGGAGTTTTGCAGAGAGTTCGGGGCGGCCAAGGTGGGTATCCTGACAGGCGACCGAAAGGAAAACCCAGAGGCTCCCATCATAGTAGGTACCACGGAAATCCTGAGGAATCAGCTATACGACGCCATGGACAAGGGTTTGGATCTGGGTGTGGACCTGGTGGTGCTGGATGAAGCCCATTATCTGAGCGATCCGGAAAGGGGGGTAGTGTGGGAGGAGGTGCTGATTTATCTGCCTGTGAGGGTAAGGCTCTTGCTGCTTTCGGCCACTGTGGGAAATCCTGAGGAGATATGTTCCTGGCTGGAGAGCATAAGGGGTCAGGCTTGCGCCCTGGTGAGATCTCAGGGCAGGCCAGTGCCTCTTTACCCGCTTTTCCTGGATCCTCAAGGCCGTCTGGGATTGCTCTTGGCCAAAAGAGGACTGGGTCCAGAGGCAGCCAAGTACATTCGGGAAGTAATCTCAGGGGCTCGAGGGACTCAGAAGACCTTTAGCTTCGAGGAGATAGTGGAGGGACTGAGAAACCTAGAGATGCTTCCAGCCATATTCTTTCTCAAGAGCAGAGCTGACTGCGACAGGGCAGTGGAATCCTTTAGGGCACCGGCTAGAGCACCTTGGGAACAGGAACTGATATGGGAGGCTGTGGAGCCACTACTCAAAGAATTTCCCATCCTAAGAAGCCACAAGCAATTCGGGCCTGTGTTACGCCACAAGGTGGCTTCCCATCATGCGGGCCACCTGCCCCAGTGGAAGCTGGTGGTGGAGAGGCTCATGAATTCAGGACATCTGGAGGCCATATTTTCTACCTCCACGGTGGCCGCGGGCGTGGATTTTCCGGCCCGAACCGTGGTCATTCCCCAAAGTGACAGGTTCAACGGACGGGAGTTTGTGCCTCTCACTGCCACCGAGCTTCAACAGATGACAGGCAGAGCAGGCCGCAGGGGTAAGGACAGGCTTGGATTCGCTCTTTTTCTTCCTGGCCGCCACCAGGATTTGATGGCAGTTTCCACCCTCCTTAGAAGCCCCCCAGACCCCCTCAAGAGCCAGATACAAATAAACTTCTCCATGGTGTTGAATCTGCTGCTTTCCCAAGGACCAGAGGAGATAAGGGGAATCCTGGAACGTTCCCTAGCCACAGTGCAGGGTATTGATCTGTGGACACAGAGGCAGCAGCAACTCCAAGGCAATTTTGAAAGGCAAAAGACAAGAGGTGTTCTTTGGGAACATTCCACCCCTTTACTCAAGGAAAGACTCACCAGGGGAAGACTTTTTTTGCACAGCAATGGATCTGTCTTTGTGGCCATCCGAATGGCAGAGAGAAGGGGTAAGCCCCTTTGCATGGCCCACAGGCTGGGACGAAGGCCCAAGATCAGAAAGGGTTCTTTGGTGCTAAGAGGAATACATCTAAAGGATGTCAGGGCCTTGTTGCCCCGAAGATTGGATCTCCCATCAGACGAGGACCCTGAAACACTCAAGGCCATACTGGAAGCACTGGATGAGGCAGCATGGGAAAAACTAAGAAAAGAGGCTGCTGTTAAGCCCAAGGAGAAATCCTTTTGGGGCCTGGGCAAGAAAAAACGTGATTCCAGTGTTTCGGGTTGGCTCTGGGAGAGCTTCCTGGATCATTTGACTTTTCTCAAGAACACAGGCTTCGTGGATGAGAACAACAGGCTTACACCACAGGGGCGTTGGGCTTCCAGGCTCAGGCTGGACCATCCGGTGCTGGTGGCCGAGGCCATCAGAAAAGGGGTGTTCCAGGACAGGCCGGCCTCGGTCTTGGCAGGGCTCATGGCCCCATTTGTTTTGGACAGGGATCGAGAGGTTTTGGTCAGGGCGCAGGATCTGAGGGAAATGGCCGAGGCCTTTGATGAGCTTCTTTGGGCCATCCACGAGATGGGCAGGCTCTTGAGCGAGGAGGGTTTCAGGACTCCTGTGCTTCAATTTTGGTCGGCTGCAGCAGTTTATCTCTGGGCCAAGGGACTTAGCTGGAGAGAGCTCACGGGCTCTGTGAGCCTGGATGAGGGAGACCTGGTTTCCCTGATCCTCAGAACAGCTGATCACTTGAGGCAGCTTTGCGATCTGGGAGAAACCCACCCCGCATTGGCCCATACTGCAAAACTTGCCCTCAGGCGGATCCAGAGAGAGCCTGCCATTTACGCCTAG
- a CDS encoding sulfite exporter TauE/SafE family protein → MEFLQVTFAVSGVTTWVFLPPLVAFLVSTLTSMGGVSGAFLLLPFQLSVLHFTAPSVSATNFVYNIVAIPSGVYRYIREGRMAWPLTWVVLSGTLPGVFLGYYLRVLYLPNPKAFKLFVGCVLLYIGGRLLYEMTPRAKKGKKEMKALEEKFQEHARRLREAHAARLSAGLPPEAVVKTLDWSLKRVVYEFWGQRFSFSTPGMFFLAFLVGVVGGTYGIGGGAIIAPFCVAVFQLPVYTVAGAALMGTFLTSIAGVVFYSLIPATSGLATSPDWALGFLFGVGGFAGMYCGARLQKFMPQSAIKLILGFLIMALAANYIVQFFC, encoded by the coding sequence ATGGAGTTCCTGCAAGTTACTTTCGCTGTTTCCGGGGTTACCACTTGGGTTTTCCTGCCACCCCTTGTGGCCTTCTTGGTTTCCACCCTTACATCCATGGGAGGGGTATCTGGCGCCTTTTTGCTTCTCCCATTTCAATTGAGCGTGCTTCACTTCACAGCCCCCTCGGTGAGCGCTACCAACTTTGTTTATAACATAGTGGCCATCCCCAGCGGGGTTTACAGGTACATCCGGGAGGGCCGAATGGCCTGGCCTCTTACCTGGGTGGTCCTATCGGGCACCCTGCCAGGGGTTTTTTTGGGGTATTACCTGCGGGTTCTTTATCTTCCCAATCCCAAGGCATTTAAGTTGTTTGTGGGGTGTGTGCTCCTTTACATAGGGGGAAGACTTCTTTACGAGATGACTCCCAGAGCCAAGAAGGGCAAGAAGGAAATGAAAGCCCTCGAAGAGAAATTCCAGGAGCACGCCCGAAGACTCCGGGAAGCCCATGCAGCTCGTCTTTCAGCCGGTCTGCCTCCGGAGGCAGTGGTCAAGACCTTGGATTGGTCCCTCAAGAGGGTAGTGTACGAGTTCTGGGGACAGAGATTCTCTTTCAGCACACCAGGAATGTTTTTTCTGGCCTTTTTGGTGGGGGTGGTGGGAGGCACTTATGGAATAGGCGGCGGGGCCATAATCGCCCCCTTTTGCGTGGCTGTTTTTCAGCTTCCCGTGTATACGGTTGCAGGAGCTGCCCTCATGGGTACTTTTCTGACCTCCATCGCTGGAGTGGTTTTCTATAGCCTCATTCCCGCCACTTCAGGGCTGGCCACATCCCCTGATTGGGCCTTGGGCTTTCTTTTTGGGGTGGGGGGATTTGCGGGAATGTACTGTGGAGCCCGGCTTCAGAAATTCATGCCTCAAAGCGCCATCAAGCTGATCTTGGGATTTCTGATCATGGCCTTGGCAGCAAATTACATAGTGCAATTTTTCTGCTGA
- a CDS encoding PAS domain S-box protein: MGALAEKKEISGTGPLGKESQDKVEGTAIRFDSTGGTCRVLVVDDEEPVRVLLARILRPEGYLVELASCASEARQLMAQRSFDLVLCDLTMPGESGMDLAGWILQNKPSSALIIVSVVSDPRMAEKLLDLGVYGYVPKPFTQEAILIAMAGALKRKKLEEENASYRRCLEKKVEEKTASLQSTIVKLRKAQQALKRSRERYRSLFEGVPIGIFRTTPQGRILDANSALVHMLGFTNKQELLRTNAVKLYADPSERLRWKQAIQQAGVVKGFHKELRRNDGKTIWVEDNTRAVRNNKGQIICFEGTIEDITQRKLMELALKSSQQRFQELFDLAPVGYFEYDRYGRIFNVNRTQQEMLGYSREELIGRYVWELFAEPEPGRSQILAKLAGALPPAHGLERYYRRKDGSLLVGLIQDKLLLDAQGRVQAIRCTVQDITKRKAMEDSLRKAHDEKELLLSAISSILIGVSKHAMVTEWNQAATRILGLSKEQALGVHLKDLDVKWDMRSVEEGFKRCLESRELYRLEEITFTSQEGKEGFLSLSFSPMGRPGEDPDGVLILGEDITQRRIMERQLVQAQKLESIGQLAAGIAHEINTPIQYIGDNTRFLQEAWKEILPFLENCMDLIRRTKQEPEGVYDLLKGLETSAEKADLDYLREEIPKAVEQNLYGVERVSRIVRAMKEFSHPGKREKSSVDINKALESTITVSRNEWKYVAELVTELDPSLPLVQCDLGEINQVFLNLIINAAHAIGDVVKQSSQEKGLIRISTHNKGSWVEVRIQDTGTGIPEAIRSKIFDPFFTTKEVGRGTGQGLAICHSVIVNKLGGSLDFESEVGVGTTFIIRIPAVVPESASRKAS, translated from the coding sequence ATGGGAGCCCTGGCAGAAAAGAAGGAAATTTCAGGGACAGGCCCCCTTGGAAAGGAATCCCAGGATAAAGTTGAAGGAACTGCTATACGTTTTGATTCCACTGGGGGAACATGCCGGGTGCTGGTGGTAGATGACGAGGAGCCAGTGCGGGTTCTTCTGGCCCGGATCCTAAGGCCTGAGGGGTACCTGGTGGAGCTGGCCTCCTGTGCCTCAGAGGCAAGGCAGCTCATGGCCCAGCGATCCTTTGACTTGGTGCTTTGCGACCTTACCATGCCAGGTGAATCCGGCATGGATCTGGCCGGCTGGATTCTCCAAAACAAGCCCTCCAGTGCCCTGATCATAGTCTCGGTGGTCTCGGATCCCAGGATGGCAGAGAAACTCCTGGACTTGGGAGTATATGGATATGTTCCCAAGCCTTTCACACAGGAGGCCATCCTCATAGCCATGGCTGGAGCCCTGAAGCGCAAGAAACTGGAGGAAGAAAACGCAAGCTACAGGAGATGCCTGGAGAAAAAAGTAGAAGAAAAAACCGCCAGCTTGCAATCCACCATAGTAAAACTGCGCAAGGCCCAGCAAGCCCTTAAAAGAAGCCGGGAAAGGTACCGCAGCTTGTTCGAGGGTGTGCCCATTGGGATCTTCCGCACAACCCCTCAAGGAAGAATTCTAGATGCCAACAGCGCCCTTGTTCACATGCTGGGGTTTACCAACAAGCAGGAGCTCCTTCGGACCAATGCTGTCAAGCTCTACGCAGATCCGTCGGAACGCCTGAGGTGGAAACAGGCCATCCAACAGGCAGGCGTGGTGAAGGGATTCCACAAGGAACTCAGGCGAAATGACGGGAAAACCATCTGGGTGGAGGACAACACCAGGGCTGTGAGGAACAACAAGGGGCAGATCATCTGCTTCGAGGGCACCATTGAAGATATAACCCAGAGAAAGCTCATGGAGCTGGCCCTAAAGAGCAGCCAGCAGCGCTTCCAGGAGCTTTTTGATCTGGCTCCTGTGGGTTACTTCGAATATGACCGCTACGGCCGAATATTCAACGTGAACCGCACCCAGCAGGAGATGCTCGGTTACAGCAGGGAAGAGCTCATAGGGCGCTATGTCTGGGAATTGTTCGCGGAGCCCGAGCCTGGACGAAGCCAGATCCTGGCCAAATTGGCAGGGGCTTTGCCTCCAGCCCATGGCCTGGAGAGGTACTACAGGCGCAAAGACGGCTCATTGCTGGTGGGATTGATCCAGGACAAGCTCCTCTTGGATGCCCAAGGCAGGGTTCAGGCCATACGCTGTACTGTTCAGGACATCACGAAGCGCAAGGCCATGGAAGACAGCCTCAGGAAGGCCCACGACGAGAAAGAGCTCCTTCTTTCGGCCATATCTTCGATCCTGATAGGGGTATCCAAGCATGCGATGGTGACAGAGTGGAACCAGGCCGCTACACGCATCTTGGGACTAAGCAAGGAGCAGGCCCTTGGAGTCCATCTCAAAGACCTGGACGTAAAGTGGGATATGAGATCTGTGGAAGAAGGGTTCAAGCGATGTTTGGAGTCCAGGGAGTTATACCGTTTAGAGGAAATCACCTTTACGAGCCAGGAAGGCAAGGAAGGTTTTCTCAGCTTGAGTTTCAGTCCCATGGGGCGGCCTGGGGAAGACCCGGATGGAGTTCTTATCCTTGGGGAGGATATCACCCAGAGAAGAATCATGGAAAGACAGCTGGTGCAGGCTCAAAAACTGGAATCCATTGGTCAGCTGGCAGCAGGCATAGCTCATGAGATAAATACCCCCATTCAGTACATAGGCGACAACACACGCTTTCTCCAAGAAGCCTGGAAGGAAATTCTTCCTTTTCTGGAAAACTGCATGGATCTTATAAGGCGCACCAAGCAGGAGCCAGAAGGTGTTTATGATTTGCTCAAGGGCCTTGAAACTTCTGCGGAGAAAGCCGATCTGGATTACTTGAGGGAGGAGATTCCCAAGGCAGTGGAACAGAATCTATATGGCGTGGAGAGGGTAAGCCGCATCGTGAGGGCCATGAAGGAGTTCTCTCACCCCGGGAAGAGGGAAAAGAGCAGCGTGGACATCAACAAGGCCCTGGAGAGCACCATCACGGTCTCCAGGAACGAGTGGAAGTACGTGGCCGAACTGGTGACCGAGCTGGATCCCTCCCTTCCACTGGTACAATGCGATCTAGGGGAAATCAACCAGGTGTTCTTGAATCTCATAATCAATGCTGCACATGCCATCGGGGATGTTGTGAAACAATCCTCTCAGGAAAAAGGGCTCATAAGGATCTCCACCCATAACAAAGGATCATGGGTGGAAGTCAGAATTCAGGATACTGGCACAGGCATTCCCGAGGCCATTCGTTCCAAGATCTTTGATCCCTTTTTCACCACCAAGGAGGTGGGAAGGGGCACAGGCCAGGGCCTGGCCATATGCCACTCGGTGATAGTCAACAAACTGGGAGGCAGTCTGGACTTCGAAAGTGAAGTGGGTGTGGGAACCACTTTCATCATAAGAATTCCGGCTGTGGTCCCGGAAAGTGCTAGCAGGAAAGCATCATGA
- a CDS encoding response regulator gives MKPRLLFVDDESNILQGLARMLRPMRQRWDMAFAGGGKEALELLARDHFDVIVTDMRMPGMDGSKLLEKVRELYPHMVRIVLSGHSDQVMILRSVEAAHQYLAKPCDAELLVETVERALELRRLLSSQEVQALVSSLGALPSLPSLYREIMAELQAPEPSPQKVGEIVARDFAMAAKILQLVNSAFFGLFREVHHPVEAVRYLGIETIKALVLSLHLFSELKPGLLQGFSAEKLWEHSFQVAMAAKRIAWRETHDPSTCEAAFTSGLLHDTGRLALAASLPDQYTQVLKKAQETSMMLWKVETEALGASHTEVGAYLMGIWGLPQDIVETICFHHCPSRSLHAKAGFSAITSVHAAEALLQDPEETCSQEGQECIDRDYLLTVGKLGELPEWDMLCREVGGEAHG, from the coding sequence ATGAAGCCCAGGCTCCTTTTTGTGGATGACGAAAGCAATATTTTGCAAGGACTTGCCAGGATGCTTCGCCCCATGCGGCAAAGATGGGATATGGCCTTTGCAGGAGGGGGCAAGGAAGCTTTGGAGCTATTGGCCAGGGATCATTTCGATGTGATAGTAACGGACATGCGCATGCCTGGCATGGACGGCTCCAAGCTGTTGGAAAAAGTCAGGGAGCTCTACCCCCACATGGTTCGCATAGTACTTTCAGGCCACTCGGATCAGGTGATGATACTTCGCTCGGTGGAGGCAGCTCACCAATACCTTGCCAAGCCTTGCGATGCAGAGCTACTGGTGGAGACCGTGGAAAGAGCCCTGGAGCTCAGGAGGCTCCTGTCAAGCCAGGAGGTTCAGGCTTTGGTCTCCAGTCTGGGAGCACTTCCCAGCCTGCCTTCCCTTTATCGGGAGATAATGGCAGAGCTTCAAGCCCCCGAGCCTTCTCCCCAGAAGGTGGGAGAGATTGTGGCCCGAGATTTTGCCATGGCAGCAAAGATCCTTCAACTGGTAAACTCGGCGTTTTTCGGGCTATTCCGGGAAGTCCACCATCCAGTGGAGGCAGTGCGGTACCTGGGCATAGAAACCATCAAGGCCCTTGTACTTTCCCTTCACCTTTTCTCTGAGTTGAAGCCCGGGCTCTTGCAGGGCTTTTCAGCCGAAAAATTGTGGGAGCACAGTTTTCAGGTTGCAATGGCAGCCAAACGCATAGCCTGGAGGGAAACCCACGATCCTAGCACCTGTGAGGCAGCCTTCACCTCAGGTCTATTGCATGACACGGGCCGCCTGGCCTTGGCCGCCTCTTTGCCGGATCAATACACTCAGGTGCTCAAAAAGGCCCAAGAGACCTCAATGATGCTTTGGAAAGTGGAAACCGAAGCCCTGGGGGCTTCCCATACAGAGGTGGGAGCTTACCTCATGGGCATCTGGGGGCTACCTCAGGACATAGTGGAGACCATTTGTTTTCACCACTGTCCATCCAGGAGCTTGCATGCCAAGGCGGGTTTCTCTGCCATCACCTCGGTCCATGCAGCGGAAGCCTTGCTTCAGGACCCCGAGGAAACATGCTCCCAAGAGGGGCAAGAGTGCATAGATCGAGATTACCTCCTGACAGTGGGCAAACTTGGGGAATTGCCAGAGTGGGATATGCTGTGCAGGGAGGTGGGAGGAGAGGCCCATGGTTGA
- a CDS encoding HD domain-containing phosphohydrolase — MVEERILLVDDETNVLSALERRLRSRFRIDTSSHPLEALEKVKAVGPYAVVVSDLRMPEMNGTQLLRKIKELSPETVRIMLTGYADLDTAMEAVNEGNVFRFLTKPCPAEVLERTIGAGLEQYRLVRAERELLEQTLKGSIRVLTELLCLLHPEAFERSHRVTRLAAQVARVMELKEIWKVETAALLSQIGWVTLPEQLLEKLKEETQLSGEEQRLFERHPFVASNLIAHIPRLGEIAEIISLQEKRFDGSGFPEGPLIGEDIPVEARILKAILDFDLLTQKGQTREQALETLRSRTGWYDPTVLAALDAVLNASNKYVVKALALAELTPGMILGEDVKSKEGTLLLAKGRHITQPILERLGAVARAYGLEEPLRVLVPMEWVLQGEATPCSPPWTSTKAL; from the coding sequence ATGGTTGAGGAACGGATTCTCTTGGTGGATGACGAAACCAATGTGCTGTCAGCTTTGGAAAGACGGTTGCGAAGCCGCTTTCGCATAGATACCTCCTCGCATCCTCTTGAGGCTCTGGAGAAGGTCAAGGCCGTGGGCCCATACGCTGTGGTGGTCTCGGATCTGCGGATGCCGGAGATGAATGGAACGCAACTGCTTAGAAAAATAAAAGAGTTGTCCCCAGAGACTGTCCGCATAATGCTGACTGGTTACGCTGACCTGGACACTGCCATGGAAGCAGTAAACGAGGGAAATGTGTTTCGCTTTCTCACCAAGCCTTGTCCAGCGGAAGTCCTGGAGAGGACCATCGGGGCAGGCCTGGAGCAGTACAGGTTGGTGCGCGCCGAGCGGGAGCTGCTGGAGCAGACCCTGAAAGGCAGCATCCGAGTCCTCACGGAGTTGCTCTGTCTGCTCCATCCCGAGGCCTTCGAACGTTCCCACAGAGTCACCCGGCTTGCAGCCCAGGTGGCGAGAGTCATGGAGTTGAAGGAAATCTGGAAGGTGGAGACCGCTGCCTTGCTCTCCCAAATCGGATGGGTTACCCTGCCTGAGCAACTCCTGGAGAAGCTCAAAGAGGAAACGCAGCTTTCTGGTGAGGAGCAGCGTCTTTTTGAGCGGCACCCTTTTGTGGCCTCCAATCTCATCGCACACATCCCCAGGCTGGGGGAAATAGCAGAGATAATCAGCCTTCAAGAAAAGCGCTTCGATGGCTCAGGTTTTCCTGAGGGTCCGCTGATCGGTGAGGACATCCCAGTGGAGGCCAGGATTCTGAAGGCCATTCTGGACTTCGATCTACTGACTCAGAAGGGCCAGACCAGGGAGCAGGCTTTGGAGACACTGAGAAGCCGCACCGGTTGGTACGATCCCACGGTGCTCGCGGCCCTGGATGCTGTTCTCAACGCCTCCAATAAGTATGTGGTGAAGGCCCTGGCCTTAGCTGAGTTGACGCCGGGAATGATCCTGGGGGAGGACGTAAAGAGCAAAGAGGGGACCCTTCTTCTGGCCAAGGGTCGTCACATCACACAACCCATCCTGGAGCGGCTGGGTGCGGTGGCAAGAGCCTATGGTCTGGAAGAACCTCTGCGGGTCCTGGTGCCCATGGAATGGGTGCTCCAGGGTGAGGCAACCCCTTGTTCGCCACCTTGGACCTCCACCAAAGCATTGTAG